In one Cupriavidus taiwanensis genomic region, the following are encoded:
- a CDS encoding DUF58 domain-containing protein: MRLPFRALARAAPAAAHAPSSQAPAGVSVDAAALARLELAARDFHFLPRQPVHSVLAGRHASRVRGRGLTFEELRLYLPGDDIRSMDWRVTARTGRPHVRVYTEEKDRPVLLVVDQRINMFFGSRRAMKSVSAAEAAALAAWRVLAEGDRVGGVVLGDDRIEAFAPRRSRDAVQQLLGAIARFNQALRADAPARRAAGQLNTALERTARMARHDCLVIVISDFDGHDRRTRDLMLALARHNDVLTMLVHDPFLGELPGSGQLVVSDGELQVELGFGHAATRRGIAGFADARARALLDWHHAMGVPLLPLSAAEETAPQLRRLLGRPLQQAPVRQRAGAAR, translated from the coding sequence ATGCGCCTGCCATTCCGCGCCCTTGCCCGCGCCGCCCCGGCGGCGGCGCACGCGCCGTCTTCGCAGGCCCCGGCCGGTGTCAGCGTCGACGCCGCGGCGCTGGCCCGGCTGGAGCTGGCCGCGCGCGATTTCCATTTCCTGCCGCGCCAGCCCGTGCACAGCGTGCTGGCGGGGCGCCATGCCTCGCGCGTGCGCGGGCGCGGGCTGACCTTCGAGGAACTGCGCCTGTACCTCCCCGGCGACGATATCCGCAGCATGGACTGGCGCGTGACCGCGCGCACCGGACGGCCCCATGTGCGCGTCTACACCGAGGAGAAGGACCGTCCGGTGCTGCTGGTGGTGGACCAGCGCATCAACATGTTCTTCGGCAGCCGCCGCGCGATGAAATCGGTCAGCGCGGCCGAAGCGGCGGCGCTGGCGGCGTGGCGCGTGCTCGCCGAAGGCGACCGCGTCGGCGGCGTGGTGCTGGGCGACGACCGCATCGAAGCGTTTGCGCCGCGCCGCAGCCGCGACGCCGTGCAGCAGCTGCTGGGCGCCATCGCGCGCTTTAACCAGGCCCTGCGCGCCGACGCGCCGGCGCGCCGCGCCGCGGGGCAACTGAACACGGCGCTGGAGCGCACCGCGCGCATGGCGCGCCACGATTGCCTGGTCATCGTCATCAGCGACTTCGACGGCCATGATCGCCGCACCCGCGACCTGATGCTGGCGCTGGCGAGGCACAACGACGTGCTGACCATGCTGGTCCACGACCCGTTCCTGGGTGAGCTGCCGGGCTCGGGGCAGCTGGTGGTCAGCGACGGCGAGCTGCAGGTCGAGCTGGGCTTCGGCCACGCCGCCACGCGGCGCGGCATCGCCGGATTTGCCGATGCCCGCGCCAGGGCGCTGCTGGACTGGCACCATGCCATGGGCGTGCCGCTGCTGCCGCTGTCCGCCGCCGAGGAAACCGCGCCGCAGTTGCGGCGGCTGCTGGGCCGGCCGCTGCAGCAGGCGCCGGTGCGGCAACGCGCGGGGGCGGCGCGATGA
- the aspT gene encoding aspartate-alanine antiporter translates to MTCNVALFAANPLLVLFITVGLGYFVGKARVGPIQLGGVCGTLIVALLMGQTGCQMHGELKDMAFALFIFAMGYSGGPQFFANLNRSSLRYMVLPLVEAVVVLAIALAAAAYLGFDPGTAAGLAAGAATESAVVGTAAEALKHLGLDAATVGRYEANIATAYTLTYLVGLISIVFFTSQIAPALLGIDLRTAAREVAARMEAASDDDVATQPALPRLIGRAYAVQQAAGMTVSQLQHQAGGRASVVKVLRGGASIELGDDDAVQAGDILAMVGIRSNLLKAAALIGPEVLLPEAHTDAIQLVEKQVVVNQRRVNGKTLGELARLAGPRRLREVWVLEVRRSGLSLPITRSTPLQLGDVITIVGLEPSLSEVIGGIGVEVKATEVTDLVFLCAGILAGLLVGTLSLRVGGMDLTLGSGGGALLSGLVFGWLHSRKPSLGTFPASAVQILKDLGLAVFVACVGLSAGPDAIALIREHGAVLPLIGLAVSLGPACLSLWIGHKLLRIEGPLLVGAIAGQHVSTPAISAILAASQSSVPLLGYTITYAIANALLPVLGPVIVSLAYHFT, encoded by the coding sequence ATGACCTGTAACGTTGCCTTGTTTGCCGCCAACCCGTTGCTGGTGCTGTTCATCACCGTCGGACTCGGCTATTTCGTCGGCAAGGCGCGGGTCGGACCGATCCAGCTGGGGGGCGTGTGCGGCACGCTGATCGTTGCGCTGTTGATGGGGCAGACCGGCTGCCAGATGCATGGCGAACTGAAGGACATGGCCTTCGCCCTGTTCATCTTCGCCATGGGCTATTCCGGCGGGCCGCAGTTCTTTGCCAACCTGAACCGCTCGAGCCTGCGCTACATGGTGCTGCCGCTGGTGGAGGCGGTGGTGGTGCTGGCGATCGCGCTCGCCGCGGCGGCCTACCTGGGTTTCGATCCGGGCACCGCCGCCGGGCTGGCCGCCGGCGCCGCGACCGAGTCGGCGGTGGTGGGCACCGCCGCCGAAGCGCTCAAGCACCTGGGCCTGGATGCCGCCACCGTGGGTCGCTACGAGGCCAATATCGCCACCGCGTATACGCTGACCTACCTGGTCGGGCTGATCAGCATCGTGTTCTTCACCAGCCAGATCGCGCCGGCGCTGCTGGGCATCGACCTGCGCACGGCCGCGCGCGAGGTCGCGGCGCGCATGGAGGCGGCATCCGACGACGACGTCGCCACCCAGCCGGCGCTGCCGCGGCTGATCGGGCGCGCCTACGCGGTGCAGCAGGCCGCCGGCATGACGGTCAGCCAGCTGCAGCACCAGGCTGGCGGCCGGGCCTCGGTGGTCAAGGTGCTGCGGGGCGGGGCCAGCATCGAGCTGGGCGATGACGACGCCGTCCAGGCCGGCGATATCCTGGCCATGGTCGGCATCCGCAGCAACCTGCTGAAGGCCGCCGCGCTGATCGGCCCGGAGGTGCTGCTGCCCGAGGCGCACACCGATGCGATCCAGCTGGTGGAAAAGCAGGTGGTGGTGAACCAGCGCCGCGTCAACGGCAAGACCCTGGGCGAGCTGGCGCGCCTGGCCGGCCCGCGGCGGCTGCGCGAGGTCTGGGTGCTGGAAGTGCGGCGCTCGGGACTGTCGCTGCCGATCACGCGCTCGACCCCGCTGCAGCTGGGCGACGTGATCACCATCGTCGGCCTGGAGCCCTCGCTGTCCGAGGTCATCGGCGGCATCGGCGTGGAGGTCAAGGCCACCGAGGTGACCGACCTGGTGTTCCTGTGCGCGGGCATTCTGGCCGGCTTGCTGGTCGGCACCCTGAGCCTGCGCGTGGGCGGCATGGACCTGACGCTGGGCAGCGGTGGCGGGGCTCTGCTGAGCGGGCTGGTGTTCGGCTGGCTCCATTCGCGCAAACCGTCGCTCGGCACCTTTCCCGCATCCGCGGTGCAGATCCTGAAGGACCTTGGCCTGGCGGTGTTCGTCGCCTGCGTGGGCCTGTCTGCCGGGCCGGATGCGATTGCGCTGATCCGCGAGCACGGCGCGGTGCTGCCGCTGATCGGGCTGGCGGTGTCGCTCGGACCGGCGTGCCTGTCCTTGTGGATCGGGCACAAGCTGCTCAGGATCGAAGGCCCGCTGCTGGTCGGCGCGATTGCCGGGCAGCATGTCAGCACCCCGGCGATCAGCGCGATCCTGGCCGCCAGCCAGAGCTCGGTGCCGCTGCTGGGCTACACCATCACCTATGCCATCGCCAATGCGCTGCTGCCGGTGCTGGGGCCGGTCATCGTCTCGCTGGCCTACCACTTCACCTGA
- a CDS encoding BatD family protein, whose amino-acid sequence MPPRAWLRRAAPLVLLLAAWLWPWLARAAAGPIVRVEVGARQPVLVGQQVGIDVTILAPNYFLSAPEFPPLGVPGAVVTLPDARAVNSTETIDGVAYAGIRKTYAFTAEQDGEFRLPAATIQVTYAGDDGAPRAGSVTLPATTIRAGTGGTGTAAAGAATGRRMLPVARLSVTQTLDHDPDHGVVRLHAGDALVRTVTTFAPQTQAMMIVPPHADPPRGVRMFRADARLSDQARDAPGPGGTRVDALTYVFERPGTYTLPAVTVDWVDPATGRPASSAAPAVKVEVAAARNAGALAPGGPSAGALPGAGGLPWRTLLWGAGALLGAAALALLWRRLRPRLARLRQRRAEHRRARADGAEARLASTLRACRANDAAAASQALGGWTRAAHGTTPAAWAEALGDAALVAAVTGLQRHLYGSAPIPSAWYGNALAQALGRHATAAPPRRRHAGPALPPLNP is encoded by the coding sequence ATGCCGCCTCGCGCCTGGCTGCGGCGCGCCGCGCCGCTGGTGCTGCTGCTGGCGGCGTGGCTGTGGCCCTGGCTGGCGCGGGCGGCCGCGGGACCCATCGTGCGCGTCGAGGTGGGCGCGCGCCAGCCGGTGCTGGTGGGCCAGCAGGTCGGCATCGACGTCACCATCCTCGCGCCCAACTATTTCCTGTCGGCACCAGAGTTCCCGCCACTCGGGGTACCGGGCGCGGTGGTCACCTTGCCCGATGCGCGCGCCGTGAATTCCACCGAAACCATTGACGGCGTTGCCTATGCGGGCATCCGCAAGACCTACGCCTTCACCGCCGAGCAGGATGGTGAGTTCCGGCTGCCGGCCGCGACCATCCAGGTCACCTATGCCGGCGATGACGGCGCGCCGCGCGCGGGCAGCGTCACCTTGCCGGCCACCACGATCCGGGCCGGCACGGGAGGCACGGGCACCGCGGCGGCGGGCGCCGCCACCGGCCGGAGGATGCTGCCGGTAGCGCGGCTCAGCGTGACGCAGACGCTCGACCACGACCCCGACCACGGCGTGGTCCGGCTGCATGCGGGCGATGCGCTGGTGCGCACCGTCACCACCTTCGCGCCGCAGACCCAGGCGATGATGATCGTGCCGCCGCATGCCGACCCGCCGCGCGGCGTGCGCATGTTCCGCGCGGATGCGCGGCTGTCCGACCAGGCCCGCGACGCGCCGGGGCCGGGCGGCACGCGCGTCGATGCGCTGACCTATGTGTTCGAGCGGCCCGGCACCTATACCTTGCCCGCGGTCACGGTGGACTGGGTCGATCCCGCCACGGGGCGGCCGGCCAGCTCCGCCGCGCCGGCGGTGAAGGTCGAGGTGGCCGCCGCGCGCAACGCCGGGGCGCTGGCGCCGGGCGGGCCCTCGGCCGGCGCGCTGCCGGGCGCGGGCGGCCTGCCGTGGCGCACGCTGCTGTGGGGCGCGGGCGCGCTGCTCGGCGCCGCGGCGCTGGCGCTGCTGTGGCGGCGGCTGCGACCGCGCCTGGCGCGCCTGCGGCAACGCCGCGCCGAGCACCGCCGCGCCCGCGCCGACGGTGCCGAGGCACGGCTGGCGAGCACGCTGCGGGCCTGTCGCGCGAACGATGCGGCCGCCGCCAGCCAGGCGCTGGGCGGCTGGACCCGCGCTGCCCACGGCACCACGCCCGCGGCCTGGGCGGAGGCGCTCGGCGATGCCGCGCTGGTCGCAGCCGTGACCGGCCTGCAGCGCCACCTCTACGGGTCGGCGCCAATCCCATCCGCCTGGTACGGCAACGCGCTCGCCCAGGCGCTGGGACGCCACGCCACCGCCGCCCCGCCGCGCCGGCGGCACGCCGGGCCGGCGCTGCCGCCGCTCAATCCCTGA
- a CDS encoding class II glutamine amidotransferase, producing the protein MCRWLAYSGRSVALETVLFQPEHSLIDQSLNSRLGHTTTNGDGFGVGWYGRHAEVPFRYRCLHPAWSDTNLRETARAVRAPMFVAHVRAATGTPTQETNCHPFRFGRWLFVHNGLIRDYPLVRRDLMMAVAPHLFRWIEGSTDSEVMFFLALSFGLERDPVGALEQMAGLIEDVGQRHDVQFPLNMTVCVTDGRQIVAVRYSSETNSRSLFHSTSFRQLRELYPDDPRIAAAGDDAFLVLSEPLIDVQGVWEEIPEGTILVARGGEIERHRFVPRRPSPPALHAAQGNAAAG; encoded by the coding sequence ATGTGCCGCTGGCTGGCTTACTCGGGCAGATCCGTTGCATTGGAAACGGTGCTGTTCCAGCCGGAACACTCGCTGATCGACCAGAGCCTGAATTCCCGGCTCGGACATACCACCACCAACGGCGACGGCTTCGGCGTCGGCTGGTACGGGCGCCATGCCGAGGTCCCGTTCCGCTACCGCTGCCTGCACCCGGCGTGGAGCGATACCAACCTGCGCGAGACCGCCAGGGCGGTGCGCGCGCCGATGTTCGTCGCCCACGTGCGCGCCGCCACCGGCACGCCGACGCAGGAAACCAACTGCCATCCGTTCCGCTTCGGCCGCTGGCTGTTCGTCCACAACGGCCTGATCCGCGACTATCCGCTGGTGCGGCGCGACCTGATGATGGCGGTGGCGCCGCACCTGTTCCGCTGGATCGAGGGCTCGACCGATTCCGAGGTGATGTTCTTCCTGGCGCTGAGCTTCGGGCTGGAACGCGACCCGGTCGGCGCGCTCGAGCAGATGGCCGGGCTGATCGAGGACGTCGGCCAGCGCCACGACGTGCAGTTTCCGCTCAACATGACGGTGTGCGTGACCGACGGCCGGCAGATCGTGGCGGTGCGCTATTCGAGCGAGACCAACTCGCGCTCGCTGTTCCACAGCACCTCGTTCCGGCAGCTGCGCGAACTCTATCCGGACGACCCGCGCATCGCCGCCGCGGGCGACGACGCCTTCCTGGTGCTGTCGGAGCCGCTGATCGACGTGCAGGGCGTGTGGGAGGAGATTCCCGAGGGCACCATCCTGGTGGCGCGCGGCGGCGAAATCGAGCGCCACCGCTTCGTGCCCCGCCGGCCAAGCCCGCCGGCCTTGCACGCCGCCCAGGGCAATGCGGCCGCGGGCTGA
- a CDS encoding DUF4381 domain-containing protein, whose protein sequence is MSLTHSAAPATLATLADLAVPAPPSWMPQTIGWPIAGGVLLLALAWAGWRAWRRYRANRYRREALAELAALPRDPDPAQRAAALRAMAALLKRTALAAWPRAQVASLAGGGWAEFLRAHAGRAQDVAPQLAALVHDAEYRGDAALAQWPDTQVRAVAAACRRWIAEHHVPV, encoded by the coding sequence ATGAGCCTGACCCACAGCGCCGCCCCGGCGACCCTGGCCACGCTGGCCGACCTCGCCGTGCCGGCGCCGCCCTCATGGATGCCGCAGACCATCGGCTGGCCGATCGCCGGCGGCGTGCTGCTGCTGGCGCTGGCCTGGGCCGGCTGGCGCGCCTGGCGGCGCTACCGCGCCAACCGCTACCGGCGCGAAGCGCTGGCGGAACTGGCGGCACTGCCGCGGGACCCGGACCCGGCACAGCGCGCCGCGGCCTTGCGCGCGATGGCGGCGCTGCTCAAGCGCACCGCGCTGGCGGCGTGGCCGCGCGCACAGGTGGCGAGCCTGGCCGGCGGCGGCTGGGCCGAATTCCTGCGGGCGCATGCGGGACGGGCGCAGGATGTCGCGCCGCAGCTGGCCGCGCTGGTGCACGACGCCGAGTACCGCGGCGACGCCGCGCTGGCGCAATGGCCCGATACCCAGGTGCGCGCCGTGGCCGCGGCGTGCCGGCGCTGGATCGCGGAGCACCATGTACCAGTTTGA
- a CDS encoding VWA domain-containing protein, with product MYQFEYPWLFALLPLPVLLWWWLPPYREESPSVRLPFFGEVASAAGLTPAAGAVVPRRNRLQWVLAPLAWALVVTALARPQYLEAPVQKVQPARDLLLALDLSQSMDTRDFRDPSGALIPRVQAVRQVVSNFVARRPGDRIGLVVFGDAPYPLAPFTLDHQLVQTLLADLLPGMAGPSTALGDAIGLGIKMFAHSEAPQRVMIVLTDGNDTASRMPPERAGGIARERKVVVHAIGIGDPNAAGEDKVDLEVLQRLAAQTDGRYFFGADQAGLEAIYATLDRITPQQQKTLSWRPRRELFMWPLGAALALVLAYQLVMFGYSAWVARPRPPRASVAEATEGPERAERPGAMADAAGSGR from the coding sequence ATGTACCAGTTTGAATATCCCTGGCTGTTCGCGCTGCTGCCGCTGCCCGTGCTGCTGTGGTGGTGGCTGCCGCCGTACCGCGAGGAAAGCCCGTCGGTGCGGCTGCCGTTCTTTGGCGAGGTTGCCAGTGCCGCCGGGCTGACGCCGGCCGCCGGTGCCGTGGTGCCGCGCCGCAACCGTCTGCAATGGGTGCTGGCGCCGCTGGCGTGGGCGCTGGTGGTGACGGCGCTGGCGCGGCCGCAGTACCTGGAGGCGCCGGTGCAGAAGGTGCAGCCCGCGCGCGACCTGCTGCTGGCGCTGGACCTGTCGCAGTCGATGGACACGCGCGACTTCCGCGATCCGTCCGGCGCGCTGATCCCGCGCGTGCAGGCGGTGCGGCAGGTGGTCAGCAACTTCGTGGCGCGGCGCCCGGGCGACCGCATCGGCCTGGTCGTGTTCGGCGACGCCCCATACCCGCTGGCGCCGTTCACGCTGGACCACCAGCTGGTGCAGACACTGCTGGCCGACCTGCTGCCCGGCATGGCCGGACCGAGCACGGCGCTGGGCGACGCCATCGGGCTTGGCATCAAGATGTTCGCGCACAGCGAAGCGCCGCAGCGCGTGATGATCGTGCTCACCGACGGCAACGACACCGCCAGCCGGATGCCGCCCGAGCGCGCCGGCGGCATCGCGCGCGAACGCAAGGTGGTGGTGCATGCCATCGGCATCGGCGACCCCAACGCCGCGGGCGAGGACAAGGTCGACCTCGAGGTGCTGCAGCGGCTGGCGGCGCAGACCGACGGGCGCTATTTTTTCGGCGCCGACCAGGCTGGCCTGGAGGCCATCTACGCGACCCTCGACCGGATCACGCCGCAGCAGCAGAAGACGCTGTCGTGGCGGCCGCGGCGCGAGCTGTTCATGTGGCCGCTGGGCGCGGCGCTGGCGCTGGTGCTGGCGTACCAGCTGGTGATGTTCGGCTATTCGGCGTGGGTCGCGCGGCCGCGGCCGCCCCGGGCGAGCGTGGCCGAAGCGACGGAAGGGCCGGAACGGGCGGAGCGGCCAGGCGCAATGGCGGATGCCGCCGGGAGCGGGCGCTGA
- a CDS encoding VWA domain-containing protein, protein MPAWLDTLAHFHFLRPWWLLGLLPAALLVWAARRRGDVRRRWRETIAPHLLDALMLGRRRRLALRPVHLTALLLALGTVALAGPSWRQERPPFLDDKAPLAIAVNLSTSMDAVDVTPTRLERAKLKIKALLARRDGGRTAIYAYAGSTHLVLPLTDDASLLQTFADALQTRIMPAPGRDMAQALRVIDADLKREPVPGTILFLTDGVDPAAAAAFRAQADSGRSQPVVLALGTAQGGPLRNAAGGFVERDGARVFARLDVAALERFGDDSGVPVATFTPDSDDDVAWVQRHVQSHLEQMQAGDRTRWKDEGWWLVPPLALLAMLWFRKGWTVRWSAGLLLALALAAPPEARAQSSAPATQASAVRPWRFADLWLTHDQQGRRAFEQGDYARAATLFDDPMWRGIAQYRAGQYAQAVQSFARVDSVQADYNQGNALARQGQYRLAAARYRQALRRQPQWTEAAANLALMEKLLAQQLPKEKPDPDDGEEPPDLPPDQVKYDAPKPSAPGGKSLQVVLTQDAEMWMRAIQTTPTDLLQRKFALQHAPAAPAQGAR, encoded by the coding sequence ATGCCGGCCTGGCTGGACACCCTCGCGCACTTCCATTTCCTGCGCCCATGGTGGCTGCTGGGGCTGCTGCCGGCCGCGCTGCTGGTGTGGGCGGCGCGGCGCCGCGGCGACGTGCGCCGGCGTTGGCGCGAAACCATCGCGCCGCACCTGCTCGACGCGCTGATGCTCGGCCGGCGCCGCCGCCTGGCGCTGCGCCCGGTGCACCTGACCGCGCTGCTGCTGGCGCTGGGCACGGTGGCGCTGGCGGGCCCGAGCTGGCGCCAGGAGCGACCGCCATTCCTCGACGACAAGGCGCCGCTGGCGATCGCCGTGAACCTGTCGACGAGCATGGACGCGGTCGACGTCACGCCCACGCGGCTGGAGCGCGCCAAGCTCAAGATCAAGGCGCTGCTGGCGCGCCGCGACGGCGGCCGCACCGCCATCTATGCCTATGCCGGCTCGACCCACCTGGTGCTGCCGCTGACCGACGACGCCAGCCTGCTGCAGACCTTCGCCGATGCGCTGCAGACCCGCATCATGCCGGCGCCGGGCCGCGACATGGCGCAGGCGCTGCGCGTGATCGACGCCGACCTGAAGCGCGAGCCGGTGCCCGGCACCATCCTGTTCCTGACCGACGGCGTCGACCCCGCCGCCGCCGCGGCGTTCCGCGCCCAGGCCGACAGCGGCCGCAGCCAGCCGGTGGTGCTGGCGCTGGGCACCGCGCAGGGCGGGCCGCTGCGCAACGCCGCCGGCGGCTTCGTCGAGCGCGACGGCGCGCGTGTGTTCGCGCGGCTGGACGTGGCGGCGCTGGAGCGCTTCGGCGATGACAGCGGCGTGCCGGTGGCGACCTTCACGCCCGACAGCGACGACGACGTGGCCTGGGTGCAGCGCCACGTGCAGTCGCATCTCGAACAGATGCAGGCCGGCGACCGCACCCGCTGGAAGGATGAAGGCTGGTGGCTGGTGCCGCCGCTCGCGTTGCTGGCGATGCTGTGGTTCCGCAAGGGCTGGACCGTGCGCTGGAGCGCCGGCCTGCTGCTGGCGCTGGCGCTGGCCGCGCCGCCCGAGGCGCGCGCGCAGTCATCCGCGCCAGCCACGCAAGCCAGTGCGGTACGTCCATGGCGCTTCGCCGACCTGTGGCTGACGCACGACCAGCAAGGCCGGCGCGCCTTCGAGCAGGGCGACTATGCCCGCGCCGCGACGCTGTTCGACGATCCGATGTGGCGTGGCATCGCCCAGTATCGCGCGGGCCAGTACGCGCAGGCGGTGCAGAGCTTCGCACGGGTCGATTCGGTGCAGGCGGACTACAACCAGGGTAATGCGCTGGCGCGCCAGGGCCAGTACCGGCTGGCCGCCGCCCGCTACCGCCAGGCGCTCAGGCGCCAGCCGCAGTGGACCGAGGCAGCCGCCAACCTGGCGCTGATGGAAAAGCTGCTGGCGCAGCAGTTGCCGAAGGAAAAGCCGGACCCCGACGACGGCGAGGAGCCGCCCGACCTGCCGCCGGACCAGGTCAAGTACGACGCCCCGAAGCCGTCGGCGCCGGGCGGCAAGTCGCTGCAGGTGGTGCTGACGCAGGACGCCGAGATGTGGATGCGCGCGATCCAGACCACGCCGACCGACCTGCTGCAGCGCAAGTTCGCGCTGCAGCACGCACCGGCCGCGCCTGCGCAGGGCGCGCGATGA
- a CDS encoding AAA family ATPase: MSTRDDVLALQQRMGESIVGQQRMIERLLLGLLADGHLLVEGLPGLAKTRAIKMLARNLDARLSRIQFTPDLLPADITGSEIYFSEGGKGEFRFQAGPVFANLVLADEVNRSPAKVQAALLEAMEERQVTVGGTTHKLEPLFLVMATQNPIEQEGTYPLPEAQMDRFLMHVSVGYPEAQAEADIVRLARAEEAGGAAAGATAPVRLAPAAIFAARAEIHGIHVSEAVERYIVALVQATRAPKPVDDDLDKWIQVGVSPRGSIGLDKVARAHAWLHGRDFVTPEDVQAVVGDVFRHRLILSYEAHAAGVGADAVIERLVQQVAVA, encoded by the coding sequence ATGAGCACACGCGACGACGTGCTGGCCCTGCAGCAGCGCATGGGCGAATCGATCGTGGGCCAGCAGCGCATGATCGAGCGCCTGCTGCTGGGCCTGCTGGCGGACGGCCACCTGCTGGTGGAAGGCCTGCCGGGGCTGGCCAAGACCCGCGCCATCAAGATGCTGGCGCGCAACCTCGATGCTCGGCTGTCGCGCATCCAGTTCACCCCGGACCTGCTGCCGGCGGACATCACCGGCTCGGAAATCTACTTCAGCGAAGGCGGCAAGGGCGAGTTCCGCTTCCAGGCCGGCCCGGTGTTCGCCAACCTGGTGCTGGCCGACGAGGTCAACCGCTCGCCGGCCAAGGTCCAGGCGGCGCTGCTGGAGGCGATGGAAGAGCGCCAGGTCACCGTCGGCGGCACCACCCACAAGCTCGAGCCGCTGTTCCTGGTGATGGCCACGCAGAACCCGATCGAGCAGGAGGGCACCTACCCGCTGCCCGAGGCGCAGATGGACCGCTTCCTGATGCATGTCAGCGTGGGCTATCCCGAAGCGCAGGCCGAGGCCGACATCGTCAGGCTGGCGCGCGCGGAAGAAGCGGGCGGCGCGGCCGCGGGCGCAACCGCGCCGGTGCGGCTGGCGCCAGCGGCCATTTTCGCCGCGCGCGCGGAAATCCATGGCATCCATGTCAGCGAGGCGGTGGAGCGCTACATCGTCGCGCTGGTGCAGGCCACGCGCGCGCCCAAGCCGGTCGACGACGATCTCGACAAGTGGATCCAGGTGGGCGTGAGCCCGCGCGGCTCGATCGGGCTGGACAAGGTGGCGCGCGCGCATGCGTGGCTGCACGGGCGCGACTTCGTCACGCCCGAGGACGTGCAGGCCGTGGTCGGCGATGTGTTCCGCCACCGGCTGATCCTGTCGTACGAGGCGCATGCCGCCGGCGTCGGCGCCGATGCCGTGATCGAGCGCCTGGTGCAGCAGGTGGCGGTGGCCTGA